Proteins encoded in a region of the Dorea longicatena genome:
- the coaBC gene encoding bifunctional phosphopantothenoylcysteine decarboxylase/phosphopantothenate--cysteine ligase CoaBC — translation MLKGKHVLLGVTGGIASYKIATLTSLLVKAGADVHVIMTKNATNFINPITFETLTGHKCITDTFDRNFEFKVEHVALAQLADIVMIAPATANVMAKLAHGLADDMLTTTVLASRAPKIIAPAMNTAMYENPVTQDNIELLKHYGMEVITPASGHLACGDSGAGKMPEPETLFQYICKTIAHEKDMAGMKVLVTAGPTQEAIDPVRYITNHSSGKMGYSIAKACMLRGADVTLVTGRTALDAPLFVNTVPVISAKDMYEEVTSRSHDMDIIIKAAAVADYRPCNVADEKIKKKEGDVMSIPLERTDDILKYLGEHKEPHQFLCGFSMETQNMLENSKKKLMKKNLDMIVANNLKEQGAGFETDTNIVTMITQNEVFELELMSKEEVAFHLLDKILELRK, via the coding sequence ATGTTAAAAGGAAAACATGTCCTGCTTGGCGTGACCGGAGGTATTGCTTCTTATAAAATTGCAACACTTACAAGTCTTCTGGTAAAAGCAGGCGCTGACGTTCATGTCATCATGACTAAGAACGCCACCAATTTTATCAATCCAATTACTTTTGAGACTCTGACAGGACATAAATGTATCACAGATACATTTGACCGAAATTTTGAATTTAAAGTAGAGCACGTTGCACTTGCCCAACTTGCAGACATTGTCATGATCGCACCGGCAACTGCTAATGTCATGGCAAAGCTTGCGCATGGTCTCGCCGATGATATGCTGACAACTACCGTTCTTGCAAGCCGTGCACCAAAGATCATTGCACCAGCCATGAATACCGCAATGTATGAGAATCCTGTCACACAGGATAATATTGAATTGCTGAAGCATTATGGCATGGAGGTGATCACTCCTGCCAGCGGACACCTGGCATGCGGTGACAGCGGAGCCGGAAAGATGCCGGAACCCGAGACCTTATTCCAGTACATATGCAAAACCATTGCACACGAAAAGGATATGGCCGGTATGAAAGTACTTGTCACAGCCGGACCGACACAGGAAGCCATTGATCCAGTCCGTTATATCACAAACCATTCATCCGGTAAAATGGGTTACAGCATTGCAAAAGCCTGCATGCTCCGCGGCGCTGATGTCACACTGGTAACCGGGCGTACCGCTCTTGATGCACCGCTTTTTGTTAACACCGTTCCTGTCATATCAGCCAAAGATATGTATGAGGAAGTAACTTCCAGAAGCCATGACATGGACATCATAATCAAGGCTGCTGCCGTTGCAGACTACAGGCCTTGTAATGTTGCAGATGAAAAGATCAAAAAGAAAGAGGGAGATGTCATGTCTATTCCATTGGAACGTACTGATGACATCTTAAAGTATCTCGGCGAGCACAAGGAACCCCATCAGTTCTTATGTGGTTTTTCTATGGAAACACAAAATATGCTGGAAAATTCCAAGAAAAAACTTATGAAAAAGAATCTGGATATGATCGTTGCCAACAATCTGAAGGAACAAGGTGCCGGATTTGAAACCGATACAAATATTGTTACGATGATCACGCAAAATGAAGTATTTGAACTGGAACTGATGAGCAAAGAAGAGGTCGCTTTCCATCTGCTCGATAAAATATTAGAACTTAGAAAATAA
- a CDS encoding pyruvate formate lyase family protein: MKDDKKEKSEQRYMERIRLIKDRVVNTRPEMDLENAKIMTESFKETAGEPLCIRKAKAFRRQCREKTVKIWDQELIVGCSGMIMKQRMR, translated from the coding sequence ATGAAAGATGATAAGAAAGAAAAAAGTGAACAAAGATACATGGAACGTATCCGGCTCATCAAAGACAGGGTAGTGAATACAAGACCGGAGATGGATCTGGAAAATGCGAAAATTATGACAGAAAGCTTTAAAGAAACAGCCGGAGAGCCGCTTTGTATCAGAAAAGCAAAGGCGTTCCGCAGACAATGCAGAGAGAAAACGGTAAAGATCTGGGATCAGGAATTGATCGTGGGGTGTTCGGGAATGATAATGAAGCAACGAATGAGATAG
- a CDS encoding IS3 family transposase, which produces MHRLAEYEAIQKLSSTKHYPIDRLCKYLNVTRSAYYRWGKYPKSNNELRNERLSTEIQRIHHQHPDMGYRRIRDELDGHKGIHVNDKRVLRICRKYDIKSNIKWKPKSCTRGDRNPDHIAKNYLHREFHAEKPNEKWLTDVSEFKYYNGIEVHKVYLSAILDLYDRRIVSFKISDHNDNPLVMDTFDEAVRQEPDAHPLVHSDRGFQYTSAQFYTRLKKHHMKQSMSRVAHCIDNGPMEGFWGILKREMYYKQRFNDRSSLITAIANYIDYYNNQRLQRKLHVMTPMKYHEQYTKAA; this is translated from the coding sequence ATCCATCGGTTAGCCGAATATGAAGCCATCCAAAAACTATCGTCTACTAAGCATTATCCCATAGATAGACTTTGTAAATATCTTAATGTTACACGTTCTGCGTATTACCGCTGGGGAAAATATCCGAAAAGTAATAATGAACTTCGAAACGAAAGACTATCCACTGAAATCCAAAGGATTCATCACCAGCATCCAGATATGGGATACCGAAGGATTCGTGATGAATTAGATGGACATAAAGGAATTCATGTGAATGATAAACGAGTACTTCGTATTTGTAGGAAATACGATATAAAATCAAATATTAAATGGAAACCTAAGAGTTGTACCAGAGGAGACAGAAATCCTGATCACATAGCAAAAAACTATTTACACCGTGAATTTCACGCCGAAAAACCGAATGAAAAGTGGCTTACAGATGTTTCTGAATTTAAATACTACAACGGAATAGAAGTTCATAAAGTTTATCTGAGTGCTATTTTAGATTTATATGATAGAAGGATTGTTTCCTTTAAAATCAGCGATCATAATGATAATCCATTAGTTATGGACACGTTTGATGAGGCTGTTCGTCAGGAGCCAGATGCACACCCATTAGTTCATTCTGATCGAGGCTTTCAATATACAAGCGCACAGTTTTATACTAGATTAAAAAAACATCATATGAAGCAGAGTATGTCTAGAGTTGCCCACTGTATTGACAATGGACCAATGGAAGGGTTTTGGGGAATTCTAAAACGAGAAATGTATTATAAACAGCGTTTTAATGACAGAAGCTCTTTGATTACTGCGATAGCTAATTACATAGATTACTACAACAACCAACGACTTCAAAGGAAACTGCATGTAATGACACCAATGAAATATCATGAGCAATATACAAAAGCAGCATAA
- a CDS encoding ECF transporter S component, with the protein MKTKKHDTSWMVSVALMAAIVIVLANTPLGMIQLPIIKATTVHIPVILGAILLGPAAGAILGGVFGICSLISNTMAPTLLSFAFSPFMSTTGIPGAIKAVWISVGCRILIGVAAGWLWILFSKLKVNSIIALPIVGFAGAMVNTITVMGSIYILFAKQYAEAKDVAVSAVWGLVMGTVTASGIPEAIAAAILVLAIGKVLLGVFRKMNIGNVAKANV; encoded by the coding sequence ATGAAGACAAAGAAACATGACACTAGTTGGATGGTCAGTGTTGCACTTATGGCAGCGATCGTAATCGTTCTGGCGAACACACCGCTTGGAATGATACAGCTTCCGATCATTAAGGCAACAACTGTACATATTCCGGTAATTCTTGGAGCAATTTTGTTAGGACCTGCAGCAGGCGCAATCCTGGGCGGTGTATTTGGCATCTGTTCACTGATCAGTAACACGATGGCACCGACACTTTTATCATTTGCGTTCTCGCCGTTTATGAGTACTACAGGAATACCAGGGGCAATAAAAGCAGTCTGGATTTCAGTAGGATGCAGGATATTAATTGGTGTGGCAGCAGGATGGCTTTGGATTCTTTTTTCAAAACTGAAAGTAAATAGTATCATCGCACTTCCAATCGTGGGATTTGCAGGAGCAATGGTTAATACTATCACTGTAATGGGAAGTATCTATATTCTTTTTGCAAAACAGTATGCAGAAGCAAAAGATGTGGCAGTCAGTGCCGTATGGGGACTGGTAATGGGAACTGTTACAGCATCCGGAATTCCAGAGGCGATTGCAGCAGCAATTTTGGTTCTGGCAATCGGAAAAGTATTACTTGGTGTATTTCGAAAAATGAATATTGGAAATGTTGCGAAAGCAAATGTATAG
- a CDS encoding alpha-glucosidase, translating into MKKKWWHDKVAYQIYPKSFLDTNGDGIGDLGGIISKLDYLKELGIDIIWLSPIYKSPFVDQGYDISDYYAIAEEFGTMEQFEELLAEAKKRDMYIIMDLVINHCSDQHEWFQKALADPEGEYADYFYFRKGKNGNPPSNYRSYFGGSCWEPVPGTDLYYLHMFAKEQPDLNWENPVVRKKLYEMVNWWLEKGLAGFRIDAIINIKKDLTFSDLDPDGPDGLANCWRMVENVDGVGIFLEDLKKHTFQKYDAFTVGEVFNMKEGELADFIGENGHFSTIFDFSAHILSEGEHGWYDAPPVDFKEWRKAISDSQLRVQTCGLEANIIENHDEPRGVSRFLPDYAQNPAGTKMLGTVSILLRGIPFIYQGQEIGMQNAVWNSVEEYNDINTIDQYHTARNAGLTDKEALKACSKLSRDNARTPVQWNARENAGFTAGTPWLKVNDNYKEINMADQDQDPDSILNYYRRLIALRKSPTYKEVFTYGKFLPAYQDTEDVMAYYRKDEHTRILVAANFGKESVELPLDYPVKQVLLSNQHKQHNYNTESHLSLESCEVIVFEL; encoded by the coding sequence ATGAAGAAAAAATGGTGGCATGACAAAGTTGCCTATCAAATTTATCCAAAAAGCTTTTTGGATACAAACGGAGACGGAATCGGCGATCTTGGCGGAATCATCTCCAAATTAGATTATTTAAAAGAACTGGGAATTGATATCATCTGGCTCTCTCCAATCTACAAATCCCCTTTTGTAGACCAGGGATACGACATTTCCGATTATTATGCAATTGCAGAAGAATTCGGTACAATGGAACAATTCGAAGAACTGCTTGCAGAAGCAAAGAAAAGAGATATGTACATCATTATGGATCTGGTTATCAACCACTGTTCTGATCAACACGAATGGTTCCAGAAAGCACTGGCAGATCCGGAAGGCGAATATGCCGATTATTTTTATTTCCGCAAGGGAAAGAATGGAAATCCACCAAGCAATTACCGTTCTTACTTCGGCGGAAGCTGCTGGGAGCCGGTTCCGGGAACGGATCTGTACTACCTTCATATGTTCGCCAAAGAGCAGCCGGATCTTAACTGGGAGAATCCGGTAGTCAGAAAGAAGCTTTATGAAATGGTGAACTGGTGGCTTGAAAAGGGTCTCGCCGGATTCCGTATTGACGCGATCATCAATATAAAGAAAGACCTGACTTTTTCAGATCTTGATCCGGACGGACCGGATGGGCTTGCAAACTGCTGGAGGATGGTAGAAAACGTAGATGGTGTCGGCATTTTTCTCGAGGACTTAAAGAAACATACTTTCCAGAAATACGATGCCTTTACTGTCGGTGAAGTATTCAACATGAAAGAAGGCGAACTTGCAGACTTCATCGGTGAAAATGGTCATTTTTCCACAATCTTTGACTTCAGTGCTCACATACTCAGTGAAGGGGAACACGGATGGTACGATGCCCCACCCGTAGACTTTAAAGAATGGCGGAAAGCCATCTCTGACTCCCAGCTCAGAGTGCAAACTTGCGGACTGGAAGCCAATATCATTGAAAATCATGATGAACCAAGAGGTGTATCCCGCTTCTTACCAGATTATGCGCAGAATCCTGCCGGAACCAAAATGCTCGGAACCGTCAGTATCCTTCTCCGCGGCATCCCATTCATCTATCAGGGACAGGAAATCGGTATGCAAAATGCGGTATGGAACAGTGTCGAAGAATATAATGACATCAATACCATTGATCAATATCATACTGCAAGGAATGCCGGTCTTACCGATAAAGAAGCACTTAAGGCTTGCAGCAAACTAAGCCGCGATAATGCCAGAACCCCCGTACAGTGGAATGCTCGGGAAAATGCCGGATTTACCGCAGGAACTCCTTGGCTGAAAGTAAATGACAATTATAAAGAGATCAATATGGCTGATCAGGATCAAGATCCAGACTCTATATTAAATTATTACCGGAGACTGATTGCGCTTCGAAAATCTCCAACATACAAAGAAGTCTTTACTTATGGTAAATTTCTCCCTGCTTATCAGGACACAGAGGATGTCATGGCCTATTACCGGAAAGATGAACATACACGTATACTGGTCGCCGCTAATTTCGGAAAAGAATCTGTCGAACTTCCGTTAGATTATCCGGTGAAACAGGTTCTTCTTTCTAATCAGCACAAGCAGCATAATTATAATACCGAATCCCATCTTTCACTTGAAAGCTGCGAAGTAATCGTATTCGAATTATAA
- a CDS encoding helix-turn-helix domain-containing protein — translation MFRKSKIEPVEKVKIVERYLAGEIGIQQAGKELGVDHHSIRNWISIYQYDGPTGLLNQPKNKSYSKDLKISAINDYLNGEGSLQDICTKYGIRSHRQLSDWIKVYNSGGILKTSTGGAYMKKAKNTTLDERLKIVTDCLANDKNYGAMALKYDCSYQQVRNWVIRYEKMGQAGLEDRRGRRIASLPSRTPEEELRDKIAELERRNLDLQMENDLLKKVRELERRGRYL, via the coding sequence ATGTTCAGAAAGAGTAAGATAGAACCAGTAGAAAAAGTAAAAATAGTCGAACGCTACCTTGCAGGAGAAATTGGCATACAGCAAGCAGGAAAAGAATTGGGAGTTGATCATCATAGTATTCGAAATTGGATTTCTATTTATCAGTATGATGGACCAACTGGATTACTCAATCAACCGAAAAACAAATCTTATTCAAAAGATTTAAAAATATCTGCTATAAATGATTATCTTAACGGAGAAGGATCTCTTCAGGATATTTGCACAAAATACGGAATTCGTTCACACAGACAGCTTTCCGATTGGATTAAGGTGTATAATTCTGGTGGAATATTAAAAACATCCACTGGAGGTGCTTACATGAAAAAGGCAAAGAACACTACACTTGATGAGAGATTAAAAATAGTAACAGATTGTCTTGCAAATGATAAGAATTATGGTGCAATGGCACTCAAATATGATTGTTCCTATCAACAAGTTCGCAATTGGGTAATACGATACGAAAAGATGGGTCAAGCGGGTCTGGAAGACAGACGTGGACGTCGTATAGCTTCTCTTCCAAGCAGAACACCTGAAGAAGAGCTACGTGACAAGATAGCTGAACTGGAAAGAAGAAATCTAGACTTACAAATGGAGAATGATCTGTTAAAAAAAGTCAGAGAACTGGAAAGGAGGGGTCGCTATCTTTAA
- a CDS encoding glycine radical domain-containing protein: MQRENGKDLGSGIDRGVFGNDNEATNEIAGEMFAFIANEIESYRSKFGTMTPGILPVSGNTPVGLEVGALPSGRHAWKPLADGVSPNGGTDTEGPGAVLKSVSHLPHDRFVQGTFLNMKIEPEILNSENGIMPHPCGRVYGIFYGTWKGCTG, translated from the coding sequence ATGCAGAGAGAAAACGGTAAAGATCTGGGATCAGGAATTGATCGTGGGGTGTTCGGGAATGATAATGAAGCAACGAATGAGATAGCAGGAGAAATGTTTGCGTTTATTGCGAATGAAATAGAAAGCTATAGAAGCAAATTTGGAACGATGACACCGGGAATATTACCGGTATCTGGTAACACACCAGTCGGTCTGGAGGTAGGAGCGTTACCATCCGGAAGACATGCATGGAAGCCGTTAGCGGATGGAGTGAGTCCGAATGGAGGAACAGATACCGAAGGTCCGGGTGCAGTATTAAAATCTGTATCACATCTGCCGCATGACAGATTCGTGCAGGGAACCTTCCTGAATATGAAGATTGAACCGGAGATATTAAACAGTGAAAATGGTATCATGCCTCATCCGTGTGGCAGGGTATATGGCATATTTTACGGAACTTGGAAAGGATGTACAGGATGA
- a CDS encoding alpha/beta family hydrolase has translation MKLAVFFPGIGYHCDKPLLYYSRKLVQEYGYEKIVTLNYTYDGKNLRGNEEKMRQAFDSLYIQAENSLKEIAFDQYEQILFISKSIGTIIASAYAKAQRIPCRHILYTPLKETYAFGHEAAVAFIGNSDPWSDVKKVADLSEKQNVKIHIYEGANHSLETKSVRDNLDILKDVMEKTSRYMEESKYERY, from the coding sequence ATGAAACTGGCAGTATTTTTTCCGGGAATAGGTTATCATTGTGATAAACCATTATTGTATTATTCCAGAAAACTGGTGCAGGAATATGGGTATGAGAAGATTGTAACATTGAATTACACATATGATGGAAAGAACCTAAGAGGGAATGAAGAGAAGATGCGGCAGGCATTTGACTCTTTGTATATACAGGCGGAGAACAGTCTGAAAGAAATTGCGTTTGACCAGTACGAACAGATTTTATTTATTTCGAAAAGCATCGGAACAATCATTGCTTCAGCATATGCTAAGGCACAACGGATACCATGTCGGCATATTTTGTATACACCATTAAAAGAGACCTATGCATTTGGACATGAAGCGGCAGTTGCTTTTATCGGAAACAGTGATCCGTGGAGTGATGTAAAGAAAGTAGCAGATCTTTCGGAAAAACAGAATGTAAAGATACACATATACGAAGGTGCAAATCATTCACTGGAGACCAAAAGTGTCAGAGACAATCTGGATATCTTGAAAGATGTAATGGAAAAAACAAGCAGATATATGGAGGAATCAAAATATGAAAGATATTAA
- a CDS encoding peptidylprolyl isomerase, producing MEQKIIATVGGHQITEAEVEAFIHSLPREQQAYAAHPDFRKQCEEQLIAVYAFAKYGEEEKIDETEEFKNVMENARKDILAQMAMRKLFATVNVTDDEIKEYYEANKSKYSKGASVHAKHILVDNEEKCTELLNAITSGEKVFEDVAKESSTCPSGANGGDLGEFGRGQMVKEFEDAAFAAEVGHVVGPVKTQFGYHLIKVEDKKEAGESSLEEVKDQIRAELSQKKQEEAYRAKVDELKKKYME from the coding sequence ATGGAACAGAAAATAATCGCCACAGTTGGTGGACATCAGATCACAGAAGCAGAAGTAGAGGCATTCATCCACAGCCTTCCAAGAGAACAGCAGGCATATGCGGCTCATCCGGATTTTCGTAAGCAGTGTGAAGAACAGCTGATCGCAGTATACGCATTTGCAAAATACGGCGAAGAAGAGAAAATTGACGAGACAGAAGAATTCAAGAATGTTATGGAAAATGCAAGAAAAGATATCCTTGCACAGATGGCTATGAGAAAGCTTTTTGCAACAGTAAACGTAACAGATGATGAAATCAAAGAATATTATGAAGCAAATAAATCGAAATATTCGAAGGGTGCATCTGTACATGCAAAACATATCTTAGTAGATAATGAAGAGAAATGTACAGAGCTTCTGAATGCAATCACAAGCGGAGAAAAGGTATTTGAGGATGTAGCAAAAGAATCTTCTACATGTCCGTCGGGAGCAAACGGGGGAGACCTTGGAGAATTCGGAAGAGGACAGATGGTAAAAGAGTTCGAAGATGCCGCATTTGCTGCAGAGGTTGGACATGTTGTAGGTCCGGTAAAGACACAGTTTGGATATCACCTGATCAAAGTTGAGGACAAGAAAGAAGCAGGAGAATCAAGTCTGGAAGAAGTAAAAGACCAGATCCGTGCAGAACTGTCTCAGAAAAAACAGGAAGAAGCTTACAGAGCTAAAGTTGATGAACTGAAGAAGAAATATATGGAGTAA
- a CDS encoding HD domain-containing protein, which produces MNDEDRILEDIKEILKELDEQGRMKYTQRYMQHSDISVYKHCISVAYTSVELAERFSLNVNRKELIRGALLHDYFLYDWHEKNAGHRFHGFIHAGRALQNAKNDFELTRREENIISRHMFPLNIVPPMCKEAWLVCLADKICASKETIVRRIHIRRYKK; this is translated from the coding sequence ATGAATGATGAGGACCGGATTCTGGAAGACATCAAAGAAATACTGAAAGAACTGGATGAACAGGGGCGTATGAAATATACACAGAGATATATGCAGCACAGTGATATATCCGTGTATAAGCATTGTATCAGTGTAGCGTACACAAGTGTGGAGCTTGCAGAAAGATTTTCCCTAAATGTAAATAGAAAAGAGCTGATCAGAGGTGCGCTCTTGCATGATTATTTTTTGTATGACTGGCATGAAAAAAATGCGGGACACAGATTTCACGGTTTTATCCATGCAGGACGTGCGCTTCAAAATGCAAAAAATGATTTTGAACTGACCAGACGGGAAGAAAACATCATTTCGCGGCATATGTTTCCTCTTAATATCGTTCCACCAATGTGTAAAGAAGCCTGGCTGGTATGTCTGGCAGATAAGATCTGTGCATCGAAAGAGACCATCGTCAGAAGAATTCATATAAGAAGATATAAGAAATAA
- a CDS encoding Gfo/Idh/MocA family protein, whose amino-acid sequence MKDINWAVLGTGVIANEMAVALKKNGKNIYAVGNRTYEKAVAFGEKYGIGKVYTDYNEMFTDPEVDVIYITTPHNTHKKFMRQAIENGKHILVEKSITLNSDELNEMAALAEEKHVIIGEAMTIYHMPIYKKLKELLETGVLGKVNLITMNFGSFKEYDMNNRFFNRNLAGGAMLDIGVYALSFIRWFMDSKPDQLLSQVKAAPTGVDEQAGLLLMNPEGQMATVMLSLHSKQPKKGMISCEKGYIEIMEYPRAWEARITYVETGDTEVVRAGENADALAYELADMEKAIAGDEECMHFEYTKDVMDMMTEFRKSWKFTYPEEE is encoded by the coding sequence ATGAAAGATATTAACTGGGCAGTACTTGGTACAGGAGTTATCGCAAATGAGATGGCCGTCGCATTAAAGAAGAATGGAAAGAATATATATGCCGTCGGTAACAGAACCTATGAAAAAGCAGTTGCATTTGGTGAAAAGTATGGCATCGGTAAAGTATATACAGATTACAATGAGATGTTTACAGATCCGGAAGTAGATGTTATCTATATCACAACTCCTCATAATACACATAAGAAATTCATGAGACAGGCAATTGAGAATGGCAAACATATTCTGGTAGAAAAGTCGATCACACTTAACAGTGACGAATTGAATGAGATGGCAGCACTGGCAGAAGAGAAACATGTCATCATCGGAGAAGCAATGACAATTTATCATATGCCAATCTATAAAAAATTAAAAGAACTTCTGGAGACCGGTGTATTGGGAAAAGTAAATCTTATCACGATGAATTTTGGAAGCTTCAAAGAATATGATATGAATAACCGCTTCTTTAACCGTAATCTTGCCGGTGGTGCAATGCTGGACATCGGGGTATATGCGCTTTCATTCATTCGTTGGTTTATGGATTCCAAGCCGGATCAGTTACTGTCTCAGGTCAAAGCAGCACCGACCGGAGTAGATGAACAGGCGGGACTTCTGCTCATGAACCCAGAAGGACAGATGGCAACGGTCATGTTGTCGCTTCATTCCAAACAGCCAAAGAAAGGAATGATCTCCTGTGAAAAGGGATATATTGAGATTATGGAGTATCCAAGAGCATGGGAGGCAAGAATTACATACGTAGAAACCGGTGATACAGAAGTCGTAAGAGCCGGGGAGAATGCCGATGCGCTTGCTTATGAACTTGCGGATATGGAAAAAGCGATAGCAGGAGATGAAGAATGCATGCATTTTGAGTATACAAAAGATGTTATGGATATGATGACGGAATTCAGAAAGTCATGGAAGTTTACTTATCCGGAAGAGGAATAG
- a CDS encoding 4Fe-4S cluster-binding domain-containing protein — MSKTGRVLRIEKTSIHDREGLRTVVFLKGCPLRCKWCSTPESQRMEIEKRYGKDMTVEEVVKEICKDEIFFFHSGEVLKDVEIPDMEMLKKMAEVIRAEDPEAAVKVKGE; from the coding sequence GTGTCAAAGACAGGAAGAGTGCTCCGGATAGAGAAGACTTCCATTCATGACAGAGAAGGACTTCGTACCGTAGTTTTTCTTAAAGGATGTCCACTTCGTTGTAAATGGTGTTCTACGCCGGAGTCACAGAGGATGGAGATAGAAAAAAGATACGGAAAAGATATGACAGTGGAAGAAGTCGTAAAAGAAATCTGCAAAGATGAAATATTTTTCTTTCATTCAGGCGAAGTGCTGAAAGATGTGGAAATACCGGATATGGAAATGCTAAAGAAAATGGCGGAAGTTATCAGAGCGGAAGATCCGGAAGCTGCAGTAAAAGTAAAAGGTGAATAA
- a CDS encoding NUDIX hydrolase yields MELWDIYDENKERTGRTMKHNDWNMKPGEFHLTVLGVLMRPDGKYLITRRRMDKEWAAGWWEVPGGGVRAGEDSKDAVIREIKEETGIDVTNAEGGYAFSYKRVNPEEKNNYFVDIYKFVLEFDESDVKTQEEEVSGFAIADLNEIKRYADEGIFLHYDSIRQAFEE; encoded by the coding sequence ATGGAATTATGGGATATTTACGATGAGAACAAGGAACGTACAGGACGTACAATGAAACATAATGACTGGAATATGAAGCCGGGGGAATTCCACCTGACGGTTCTTGGAGTATTAATGAGACCGGATGGAAAATATCTGATCACCCGAAGGAGAATGGATAAAGAATGGGCAGCAGGATGGTGGGAAGTGCCTGGAGGCGGTGTACGCGCCGGAGAAGATTCGAAAGATGCAGTGATCCGTGAGATTAAAGAAGAGACGGGAATTGATGTAACGAATGCAGAAGGAGGATATGCATTTTCTTATAAGAGAGTGAATCCGGAAGAGAAAAATAATTATTTTGTGGATATTTATAAATTTGTGCTGGAGTTTGATGAATCAGATGTAAAGACACAGGAAGAAGAAGTGTCTGGCTTTGCGATTGCGGATTTGAATGAGATTAAGAGATATGCTGATGAAGGAATTTTTCTTCATTATGACAGTATCAGACAGGCGTTCGAAGAATAA
- a CDS encoding ThiF family adenylyltransferase, whose protein sequence is MLNQFSRTQLLLGADNMDRLSNAKVAVFGIGGVGGYVVEALARSGVGSFVLVDDDKVCLTNINRQIIATRKTVGKYKVDVMKERILEINPDADVEVRKCFYLPENAHEFPFEEYSYVVDAVDTVTAKIEIIMRAKAAEIPVISCMGAGNKLDASAFQVADIYKTKMCPLAKVMRRELKARGVKKLKVVYSEEKPVRPLEDMSISCRQHCVCPPGTDRKCTERRDIPGSIAFVPSVAGLILAGEVVKDLTINQYGRGDE, encoded by the coding sequence ATGTTAAATCAGTTTTCCAGAACGCAGCTTCTTTTAGGAGCTGATAATATGGACAGACTTTCGAATGCAAAGGTTGCAGTTTTTGGAATCGGCGGTGTTGGTGGATATGTTGTAGAAGCACTTGCAAGAAGCGGTGTCGGTTCGTTTGTATTGGTAGATGATGACAAAGTATGTCTGACGAATATTAACCGTCAGATTATTGCAACAAGGAAGACGGTTGGAAAATATAAAGTAGATGTGATGAAAGAAAGAATCCTTGAGATTAATCCGGACGCAGATGTAGAAGTAAGGAAATGCTTTTATCTTCCTGAGAATGCACATGAATTCCCGTTTGAAGAATACTCTTACGTGGTAGATGCAGTAGATACGGTAACGGCAAAGATTGAGATCATTATGCGTGCAAAAGCCGCAGAAATTCCGGTTATCAGTTGTATGGGAGCCGGTAATAAACTGGATGCATCGGCATTTCAGGTGGCAGATATCTATAAGACGAAGATGTGTCCGCTTGCAAAGGTTATGCGAAGAGAATTAAAGGCACGTGGCGTAAAGAAACTGAAAGTTGTATATTCAGAAGAAAAGCCGGTACGTCCGCTGGAAGATATGAGTATCAGCTGCAGACAGCACTGTGTATGTCCTCCGGGAACGGACAGAAAATGTACCGAAAGAAGAGACATACCGGGAAGCATTGCATTTGTTCCGTCGGTTGCAGGACTGATTCTTGCAGGGGAAGTGGTAAAGGATCTGACAATTAACCAATATGGACGCGGGGACGAATAA
- a CDS encoding helix-turn-helix transcriptional regulator, with protein sequence MEKSKELLMGTEMSVTEVAYAAGFSDSSYFIQCFRKYEGITPGEYGKC encoded by the coding sequence ATAGAGAAGAGTAAGGAGCTTCTGATGGGGACGGAGATGTCAGTGACAGAAGTAGCATATGCGGCCGGATTCAGTGATTCCAGCTATTTTATCCAGTGTTTCCGGAAATACGAAGGAATTACACCTGGAGAATATGGAAAATGTTAA